A genomic stretch from Kineosporia corallincola includes:
- a CDS encoding helix-turn-helix transcriptional regulator yields MEPAALADFLRTRRERMQPEDLGLPHGERRRTRGLRREEVAAAAGMSADYYSRMERAAGPRPSEQMIAALARGLRLSLPERDYLFRIAGYEAPQRILRTDHVDAGLMRVVDRLVDTPAVIMNALGETLVQTPAGVALLGDHSRYQGLSRSAIHRWFTDPAERLIYPPADRAQHSRVLASHLRDVIARSGPQGVPGQILAALEAGASDFAQVWAEHPVGVRYSERKRLLHPEVGELDLHCQTLLDPEQAQTLLVFTASPGSASQEKLELLGVIGAQRLG; encoded by the coding sequence ATGGAACCAGCAGCTCTCGCCGACTTCCTCCGGACCCGGCGGGAACGCATGCAGCCCGAAGACCTCGGCCTGCCGCACGGCGAGCGCCGCCGCACCCGGGGGCTGCGCCGGGAGGAGGTCGCCGCGGCGGCGGGCATGTCGGCCGACTACTACTCGCGGATGGAACGGGCCGCCGGCCCCCGGCCGTCGGAGCAGATGATCGCGGCCCTGGCCCGAGGGCTGCGGTTGTCGCTGCCCGAGCGGGACTACCTGTTCCGGATCGCGGGTTACGAGGCGCCGCAACGCATTCTGCGCACCGATCACGTGGACGCCGGGCTGATGCGCGTCGTCGACCGGCTCGTCGACACCCCCGCTGTCATCATGAACGCCCTGGGCGAGACACTCGTGCAGACGCCGGCGGGAGTGGCCCTGCTCGGTGATCACAGCCGGTACCAGGGCCTGTCCCGCAGCGCGATCCACCGCTGGTTCACCGACCCCGCCGAGCGGCTGATCTACCCGCCCGCGGACCGGGCACAGCATTCCCGGGTGCTCGCCTCGCACCTGCGCGACGTGATCGCCCGCTCCGGCCCGCAGGGGGTGCCCGGGCAGATCCTGGCGGCGCTGGAGGCCGGTGCGTCCGACTTCGCGCAGGTCTGGGCCGAGCACCCGGTGGGCGTGCGGTACAGCGAGCGCAAGCGGTTGCTGCATCCGGAGGTCGGGGAGCTGGACCTGCACTGCCAGACCCTGCTGGACCCGGAGCAGGCGCAGACGCTGCTGGTGTTCACCGCCTCCCCGGGCAGCGCCAGCCAGGAGAAGCTCGAGCTGCTGGGGGTGATCGGCGCCCAGCGACTCGGGTGA
- a CDS encoding CPBP family glutamic-type intramembrane protease, with product MNSFRDNPEPLRGCTLRRTGPTTRDTPDGSNLTRRSRLRRTPFAWYPALDGLRAQRDSAFFLALLAGASVVNAVAEESLWRRAMPEFLRRQGLGWWPATAACSVSFGLAHRFAVALRAGPHPRRHPADRRVIGR from the coding sequence GTGAATTCCTTCCGGGACAACCCGGAACCGCTCCGGGGCTGCACGCTCCGTCGGACCGGCCCGACCACTCGTGATACTCCGGACGGGTCGAACCTCACCCGGCGCAGCCGCCTTCGAAGGACGCCTTTCGCCTGGTACCCGGCCCTCGACGGGCTCCGTGCCCAGCGCGACAGCGCGTTCTTCCTGGCCCTGCTGGCCGGGGCATCAGTGGTGAACGCCGTTGCCGAGGAATCACTCTGGCGCCGGGCGATGCCGGAATTCCTCCGGCGCCAGGGCCTGGGCTGGTGGCCGGCCACGGCCGCCTGCTCGGTCTCGTTCGGGCTGGCGCACCGGTTCGCTGTGGCCCTCCGTGCTGGTCCACACCCTCGCCGACATCCTGCTGATCGGCGGGTGATCGGCCGGTGA
- a CDS encoding FAD-binding and (Fe-S)-binding domain-containing protein: MSSLTTLQTDAASALRRAGLEVRDDAGTKAMYSTDASLYRIPPLAVVRPRHVDEVAATLAVARDLGVPLTSRGGGTSIAGNAIGRGIVVDFSRHLNRVLEVDPATRTARVEPGTVHAVLQKAVLPHGVRFGPDPSSHPRCTIGGMIGNNACGNRALGYGRTSDNVTAMTHLLASGETLTTGYDDGTPFAHGPASLLDELRTATGRHLAAVRTEFDQFGRQLSGYAVQHLLPERFDLGQALIGSEGTLGVLTEATVRLVKDPDHRVVVAIGFRDIVAAGEAAPTVVTFGPTACEGMDERLVGVLRARRGDSAIPPMPRGGAWLFVEIAGDDRTDVLDRAHALAAAGLGLEASVVEDPATQARLWRIREDGAGLAGRAPSGKPAWPGLEDAAVPPQRLGAYLARFDELVAGHGMTSAPYGHFGDGCMHVRLDYPLDRPDGLRVLREFLTAAAGLVAEFGGSISGEHGDGRARGELLSLMYSPGAIALFGAVKNAFDPQNLLNPGVLVDPDPFDADVRAAGVSYRKNLAFIYEHDGGDLAQALHRCTGVGKCRADNSAAGGVMCPSYLATREEKDSTRGRARVLQDVVRGDLDWRSPAVEESLDLCLACKGCGSDCPTGIDMATYKSEALYQKFKGKLRPRSHYSLGRLPQWARLAGRAPRLANLGMRLPGVKRLALFGAGVDSRRSVPEFARTPFRRWWSRQTEATRTAGAPVMLFVDSFSDGFSPEVAEATVQVLRDAGYEPQLPSAGTCCGLTWITTGQLDAARRILGSTVTELAAAARAGIPVVGIEPSCTAVLRSDAVELLGNSPLGDDARLVASSTKTLAELLTATDGWTPPDLSGTTIVAQPHCHHHAVLGWNTDRALLARTGADIQTLAGCCGLAGNFGVEIGHYEVSVKVAEANLLPALDGKPDAVVLADGFSCRTQIEDLRERPSLHLAQLLAGAARQPRG; this comes from the coding sequence ATGTCCAGCCTCACCACGCTCCAGACCGACGCCGCCTCCGCCTTGCGCAGGGCCGGCCTGGAGGTCCGCGACGACGCGGGCACCAAGGCGATGTACTCCACCGACGCCTCGTTGTACCGCATCCCGCCGCTGGCCGTGGTGCGTCCGCGGCACGTCGACGAGGTGGCGGCCACCCTGGCCGTCGCCCGCGACCTCGGGGTGCCGCTGACCTCCCGCGGCGGCGGCACGTCGATCGCCGGCAACGCCATCGGCCGGGGCATCGTGGTCGACTTCAGCCGGCACCTCAACCGGGTGCTGGAGGTCGACCCGGCCACCCGCACCGCCCGCGTCGAACCCGGCACCGTGCACGCCGTCCTCCAGAAAGCCGTTCTGCCGCACGGCGTCCGGTTCGGCCCCGACCCGTCCAGCCACCCGCGCTGCACGATCGGCGGGATGATCGGCAACAACGCCTGCGGCAACCGGGCGCTGGGCTACGGGCGCACCTCCGACAACGTCACCGCCATGACGCACCTGCTGGCCTCGGGCGAGACGCTGACCACCGGGTACGACGACGGCACACCGTTCGCGCACGGCCCGGCCTCCCTCCTCGACGAACTGAGGACGGCGACGGGCCGGCACCTCGCGGCCGTGCGCACCGAGTTCGACCAGTTCGGCCGCCAGCTGTCCGGGTACGCCGTGCAGCACCTCCTGCCCGAGCGCTTCGACCTGGGCCAGGCGCTGATCGGCTCGGAGGGCACCCTCGGCGTGCTCACCGAGGCCACGGTGCGCCTGGTCAAGGACCCCGACCACCGGGTCGTCGTCGCGATCGGCTTCCGCGACATCGTGGCCGCCGGTGAGGCCGCGCCCACCGTGGTCACCTTCGGGCCCACCGCCTGCGAGGGCATGGACGAGCGGCTGGTCGGGGTGCTGCGCGCCCGCCGCGGCGACAGCGCGATCCCGCCGATGCCCCGCGGCGGGGCCTGGCTGTTCGTCGAGATCGCCGGCGACGACCGCACCGACGTGCTCGACCGCGCCCACGCGCTGGCCGCGGCCGGCCTGGGGCTGGAGGCGAGCGTCGTGGAAGACCCCGCCACCCAGGCGCGGTTGTGGCGGATCCGTGAGGACGGCGCGGGCCTGGCCGGTCGCGCGCCCTCGGGCAAGCCCGCCTGGCCCGGTCTGGAGGACGCGGCCGTGCCCCCGCAGCGCCTGGGCGCCTACCTGGCCCGTTTCGACGAGCTGGTGGCCGGGCACGGCATGACCTCGGCGCCGTACGGGCACTTCGGCGACGGCTGCATGCACGTGCGCCTGGACTACCCGCTCGACCGGCCCGACGGCCTCCGGGTACTGCGCGAGTTCCTCACCGCCGCAGCCGGTCTGGTGGCCGAGTTCGGCGGCTCGATCTCCGGCGAGCACGGGGACGGGCGGGCCCGCGGCGAGCTGCTGTCGCTGATGTACTCCCCCGGCGCGATCGCCCTGTTCGGCGCCGTGAAGAACGCCTTCGACCCGCAGAACCTGCTCAACCCGGGGGTTCTCGTCGATCCGGACCCGTTCGACGCCGACGTGCGCGCGGCCGGCGTCAGCTACCGCAAGAACCTGGCCTTCATCTACGAGCACGACGGCGGTGACCTGGCCCAGGCCCTGCACCGCTGCACCGGCGTGGGCAAGTGCCGGGCCGACAACTCCGCCGCCGGTGGCGTGATGTGCCCGTCGTACCTGGCCACCCGTGAGGAGAAGGACTCCACCCGGGGCCGCGCCCGGGTGCTGCAAGACGTGGTGCGCGGCGACCTGGACTGGCGATCGCCCGCCGTGGAGGAGTCGCTGGACCTGTGCCTGGCCTGCAAGGGCTGTGGCTCGGACTGCCCGACCGGCATCGACATGGCCACCTACAAGTCCGAGGCGCTGTACCAGAAGTTCAAGGGGAAACTGCGCCCCCGCTCGCACTATTCGCTGGGCCGGCTGCCGCAGTGGGCGCGGCTGGCCGGGCGGGCGCCGCGGCTGGCGAACCTCGGCATGCGGCTGCCCGGGGTGAAGCGGCTGGCCCTGTTCGGCGCCGGCGTCGACTCCCGGCGCTCGGTGCCGGAGTTCGCCCGCACGCCGTTCCGCCGCTGGTGGTCGCGGCAGACCGAGGCCACGCGGACGGCCGGCGCCCCGGTGATGCTGTTCGTCGACTCGTTCTCCGACGGGTTCTCGCCGGAGGTGGCCGAGGCCACCGTGCAGGTGCTGCGCGACGCCGGGTACGAGCCGCAGCTGCCCTCGGCCGGCACCTGCTGCGGGCTCACCTGGATCACCACCGGTCAGCTCGACGCCGCGCGCCGCATCCTCGGCTCCACGGTCACCGAGCTGGCCGCGGCGGCCCGGGCGGGCATCCCCGTCGTCGGCATCGAGCCGTCCTGCACAGCCGTGCTGCGCTCGGACGCCGTTGAACTGCTGGGCAACTCGCCGCTGGGAGACGACGCCCGGCTCGTCGCGTCGTCCACCAAGACCCTGGCCGAACTGCTCACGGCCACCGACGGGTGGACGCCGCCGGACCTGTCCGGCACCACGATCGTGGCCCAGCCGCACTGCCACCACCACGCCGTGCTCGGCTGGAACACCGACCGGGCCCTGCTGGCCCGCACCGGGGCGGACATCCAGACCCTGGCCGGATGTTGTGGTCTGGCCGGCAATTTCGGCGTGGAGATCGGGCACTACGAGGTGTCGGTGAAGGTCGCCGAGGCCAACCTGCTGCCCGCCCTGGACGGCAAGCCGGACGCGGTGGTGCTGGCCGACGGGTTCTCCTGCCGCACCCAGATCGAGGACCTGCGCGAGCGGCCGTCGCTGCACCTGGCGCAGCTGCTGGCCGGCGCGGCGCGGCAGCCGCGGGGATGA
- a CDS encoding GntR family transcriptional regulator — MSNMLIMAASLSEQVVAEVRAGIRQRRYVPGEIYSVYQLAEALGFSRSPVREAMLRLSEAGLVEISRNRGFRVLLPQARDLAEIFAVRLSLEVPAARRLARLDDSQARDDLVACMNAMENARDDEEFWLHDRRLHQLVLLGAGNRRAARIVAGLRETTGLLGEPTARTHAAICSEHRPIVEAVRGGDGAAAGEAMRAHLTSTGLLLMAEAAGVSVGDPSIGGLWREVSADHGDLPDVPGSSAG; from the coding sequence ATGAGTAACATGTTAATCATGGCGGCGTCGTTGTCCGAGCAGGTGGTCGCGGAGGTCCGGGCCGGGATCCGGCAGCGGAGGTACGTACCGGGCGAGATCTACTCGGTGTACCAGCTGGCCGAGGCACTGGGTTTCTCCCGCAGCCCGGTGCGTGAGGCGATGCTGCGGCTGTCGGAGGCGGGGCTGGTCGAGATCAGCCGCAACCGGGGCTTCCGCGTGCTGCTGCCACAGGCCCGCGACCTGGCCGAGATCTTCGCCGTGCGCCTGTCGCTGGAGGTGCCGGCCGCCCGCCGGCTGGCCCGGCTGGACGACTCCCAGGCCCGCGACGACCTGGTGGCCTGCATGAACGCCATGGAGAACGCGCGGGACGACGAGGAGTTCTGGCTGCACGACCGGCGTCTGCACCAGCTGGTCCTGCTCGGCGCGGGCAACCGGCGGGCCGCGCGGATCGTGGCCGGGCTGCGCGAGACCACCGGCCTGCTGGGTGAGCCCACGGCCCGCACCCACGCCGCCATCTGCTCCGAGCACCGGCCGATCGTCGAGGCCGTCCGCGGTGGTGACGGCGCCGCGGCCGGTGAGGCGATGCGGGCGCACCTGACCTCGACCGGCCTGCTGCTGATGGCGGAGGCCGCCGGGGTGTCCGTGGGGGACCCCTCGATCGGCGGCCTGTGGCGCGAGGTCTCGGCCGATCACGGGGATCTGCCGGACGTCCCCGGGAGCTCCGCCGGTTGA
- a CDS encoding maleylpyruvate isomerase N-terminal domain-containing protein, which translates to MTTPPSFPDLLRLIDERFATFRAVIAAAPDLGVQVPTCPEWTLLDLAQHMGLSRRRWAATIEAGPDATGRVMLESAPAEGETLDAWLADSAQAMIGALRDAGPDQGSWVWWKDAQSPATCGAVARHQLQEIAVHTYDAQLAVGDPQPLVAELAVDGAEEFLFTCCATSSPWPYRPAVVDYQVTEGVTWRLWLSSEGIRIARLTDDEIATAGPADATARSTAGDLMLVFYSRSPLETLMMDGDRAIFEQLAAWDPSA; encoded by the coding sequence GTGACGACGCCCCCCTCGTTCCCCGACCTGCTGCGCCTGATCGACGAGCGGTTCGCGACCTTCCGCGCCGTGATCGCCGCCGCCCCCGACCTCGGCGTGCAGGTTCCGACCTGCCCGGAGTGGACCCTGCTCGACCTGGCCCAGCACATGGGCCTGAGCCGGCGCCGGTGGGCGGCCACGATCGAGGCCGGACCGGACGCCACCGGTCGCGTCATGCTGGAAAGCGCTCCGGCAGAAGGCGAGACGCTGGACGCGTGGCTGGCCGACTCGGCGCAGGCGATGATCGGCGCACTGCGGGACGCCGGACCGGACCAGGGCTCGTGGGTGTGGTGGAAGGACGCGCAGTCACCGGCCACCTGCGGCGCGGTCGCCCGGCACCAGCTCCAGGAGATCGCCGTGCACACCTACGACGCCCAGCTGGCCGTCGGCGACCCGCAGCCTCTGGTCGCCGAGCTGGCGGTGGACGGTGCCGAGGAGTTCCTGTTCACCTGCTGCGCCACGTCCAGCCCGTGGCCGTACCGGCCCGCTGTCGTGGACTACCAGGTCACCGAGGGCGTGACCTGGCGTCTGTGGCTGTCTTCCGAGGGCATCCGGATCGCCCGGCTGACGGACGACGAGATCGCGACCGCCGGGCCGGCCGATGCCACCGCCCGGTCCACGGCCGGCGACCTGATGCTGGTGTTCTACAGCCGGAGCCCGCTGGAGACGCTCATGATGGACGGCGACCGGGCGATCTTCGAGCAGCTGGCGGCGTGGGACCCGTCCGCGTGA
- a CDS encoding SDR family NAD(P)-dependent oxidoreductase: MNERWTAADLPDLTGQVFVVTGASGGIGLVMSRELARAGADVVMAVRNLDKGAQAARTIGPARGAVELRLLDVADLDSVRAFAASWTGKLDVLINNAGIMMVPYAATADGLESQMATNYFGPFALTNALLPDIGGRVVHTASQLHRQGRIRPGELDRGGRRYDPWKAYCDSKLAVVLFSLELQRRLDAAHRPVRSVVAHPGIAKTNLVAHVGGFSGWLNGLAQPLLNDLEPGALPTLYAATQDVPANAYVGPDGLGSVRGYPKVRRPGRRGRDAQAAAQLWEATVEKLGKEFDFAL; the protein is encoded by the coding sequence ATGAACGAGAGATGGACCGCAGCAGACCTTCCCGACCTCACCGGTCAGGTGTTCGTGGTCACCGGCGCCTCCGGCGGGATCGGCCTGGTGATGAGCCGCGAGCTGGCCCGGGCCGGCGCCGACGTGGTCATGGCGGTGCGGAACCTGGACAAGGGGGCACAGGCCGCGCGGACGATCGGCCCGGCCCGGGGCGCGGTCGAGCTGCGTCTTCTGGACGTCGCCGACCTGGACTCCGTGCGGGCGTTCGCCGCGTCGTGGACCGGGAAGCTGGACGTGCTGATCAACAACGCCGGGATCATGATGGTCCCGTACGCCGCCACCGCGGACGGCCTCGAGAGCCAGATGGCCACCAACTACTTCGGCCCGTTCGCGCTGACCAACGCCCTGCTGCCGGACATCGGCGGCCGGGTCGTGCACACCGCGTCGCAGTTGCACCGACAGGGCCGGATCCGCCCGGGCGAGCTGGACCGGGGCGGGCGCCGGTACGACCCGTGGAAGGCCTACTGCGACTCCAAGCTCGCCGTCGTGCTCTTCTCCCTGGAACTCCAGCGCCGGCTGGATGCCGCCCACCGCCCGGTGCGGTCGGTCGTGGCGCATCCGGGGATCGCCAAGACCAACCTGGTGGCGCACGTCGGGGGTTTCTCCGGCTGGCTGAACGGCCTGGCCCAGCCGCTCCTGAACGACCTCGAGCCCGGTGCCCTGCCCACCCTGTACGCGGCCACGCAGGACGTGCCCGCGAACGCGTACGTGGGGCCGGACGGCCTGGGCAGCGTACGGGGCTACCCGAAGGTGCGCCGGCCGGGGCGCCGCGGCCGGGATGCCCAGGCGGCGGCGCAGCTGTGGGAGGCGACCGTCGAAAAGCTAGGGAAGGAGTTCGATTTCGCCCTCTGA
- a CDS encoding peptidoglycan-binding domain-containing protein: MSTGMKRISRSRPVAVRRGRPEEPGEPVRPRRGRVVTLTGAALVVVGVVIGGAALGLGGGDRPAPRADVTMRITTIASCTLTESQSFSAVATYGAAQPLPLQAQGLITWLPQAGTTVHEGETLIRVDDRPVVLLYGAVPQYRTLRLPAEPTAGQAATGQTADRGSAGQATGEASTDPDSTETATGPLLRGADVRQLKRALTRLGYAGLDDRKTYTRSTADAVRRWQRDLGERPTGEVGLGDIFYASGPLRIVPGEGVTVGQAMSPTALERTSRTRVITATVDGTSTWARIGTRMNVDIENGDTVRGVISSVKLSDATGSDGGQSLDIVLRVARQSALKKAGVAVSVTHVTAHRAGVLCVPSAALIALAEGGYGVQTASGSYVAVKTGLFAGGKAEISGVGVYAGLQVSLPVGD; encoded by the coding sequence GTGAGCACCGGCATGAAGCGGATATCGAGGAGCAGACCGGTCGCCGTGCGCCGGGGCAGGCCCGAGGAGCCGGGCGAACCGGTGCGGCCGCGACGCGGCCGCGTCGTCACACTCACCGGCGCTGCGTTGGTGGTGGTCGGGGTTGTCATCGGCGGTGCGGCCCTTGGACTGGGAGGTGGCGACCGGCCCGCTCCCCGGGCAGACGTCACCATGCGCATCACCACCATCGCATCCTGCACCCTGACGGAAAGCCAGAGTTTCTCCGCCGTGGCCACTTACGGTGCGGCACAGCCGCTGCCGTTGCAGGCCCAGGGACTGATCACCTGGCTGCCCCAGGCCGGTACGACAGTCCACGAGGGAGAAACGCTGATCCGCGTCGACGATCGGCCGGTGGTTCTGCTGTACGGGGCAGTTCCCCAGTACCGCACTCTCCGGCTGCCGGCCGAGCCGACCGCAGGGCAGGCCGCCACTGGTCAGACAGCGGACCGGGGGAGTGCGGGCCAGGCAACCGGGGAAGCGTCCACGGACCCGGACAGCACCGAGACGGCAACCGGGCCATTGCTGCGGGGCGCGGACGTCCGGCAACTGAAGCGGGCTCTCACCAGGCTCGGCTACGCAGGGCTGGACGATCGGAAGACCTACACCCGCTCGACCGCCGACGCCGTGCGACGCTGGCAGCGGGACCTCGGTGAAAGGCCGACGGGAGAAGTCGGACTCGGAGACATCTTCTATGCCTCCGGTCCGCTGAGGATCGTTCCCGGGGAGGGAGTGACCGTAGGACAGGCGATGTCACCCACGGCACTGGAGCGCACGAGCCGAACCCGCGTGATCACCGCGACCGTCGACGGTACGTCGACCTGGGCGCGCATCGGGACGAGAATGAACGTGGACATCGAGAACGGCGACACCGTCCGGGGAGTGATCTCCTCGGTGAAACTCTCGGACGCAACAGGTTCCGACGGAGGGCAGAGTCTCGACATCGTCCTGCGTGTCGCCCGGCAGTCCGCACTGAAGAAGGCTGGTGTCGCGGTCTCTGTCACCCACGTCACCGCTCACCGCGCCGGAGTTCTCTGCGTCCCTTCGGCAGCCCTCATCGCGCTGGCCGAAGGTGGTTACGGGGTGCAGACCGCATCGGGCAGCTACGTGGCGGTGAAGACCGGGCTCTTCGCCGGGGGGAAGGCCGAGATCAGCGGCGTCGGTGTGTACGCCGGCCTGCAAGTGTCCCTCCCGGTCGGCGACTGA